TTATAAAAATATGCATAAGGGAAAATAAATGTCTAGTTGGAAAACACAGGGAAAAAAAGTGGCATTGGTGATCGGTGCTGGCGATGCTACAGGTGGTGAAATTGCCAAACGCTTTGCTCTAGGTGGTTATATTGCATGTATGACACGCCGTAATGCCGATAAACTAAAACCATTGATTGAAGAAATTGAAGCACAAGGTGGTATAGCTTACGGTTTTGGATCAGACGCACGCAAAGAAGAAGAGGTTATTCAACTCATTGAAAAAATAGAGACTGAGATTGGTGCAATTGATGTGATGGTCTTCAATATTGGGGCAAATGTTCCGTGTAGTATATTGGAAGAAACTGCCCGTAAATATTTTAAAATTTGGGAAATGGCGTGTTTTGCTGCATTTTTAGTCGGCAGAGAAGTGGCTAAACGCATGGTGACGCGACAACAAGGAACCATTATTTTTACGGGTGCAACCGCAGGAATGCGCGGTTCTGCTTATTTTGCAGCTTTTGCGGGGGCAAAACATGCTTTACGTGCTTTGGCACAAAGTATGGCACGAGAGTTAGGACCACAAAATATTCATGTCGCGCATGTCGTGGTGGATGGTGCGATTGATACTGATTTCATAAAAAATAATTTTCCTGAAATGTATGCCAAAAAAGACCAAGATGGTATTTTAAATCCTAAACATATTGCTGAAAATTATTGGTATATTGCCCAGCAACCGAGAGATGCTTGGACGCATGAGTTGGATTTACGCCCTTGGATTGAACAGTGGTAAGTTGAATACAATATCCTATTATTTATATAGTGACTAATAAAAAGTAAGTTAATCGTTGAAGGATGAGCAAAGAATGAAAATGATTGAATTTTATTTTGATGTTGGGAGTCCATATAGTTATGTGGGCTTTCACCAAATTCAAAAAATTGCTGAGCAATATCAAGCGAAAATCATTTGGAAGCCTATTTTGTTAGGTGCTGTTTTTAAAGCGACAGGTAATAATAGCCCAATGGCTGTACCCGCCAAAGCACGCTATTCATTGTTAGATTTAAAACGCTGGGCAAAACTTTGGAATATTCCTGTCAAAATGAATCCAAATTTTCCCATTAACACCTTAAATGCTATGCGTTTAATTACAGCAACGCAGCTTTTTGCACCAGAACGGTTTTTGACTGTTTTAGAAGCTGTTTTTAAAGCAATGTTTGGTGAACCTCGTAATTTAAATGAGTTAAGTGAGTTATTTCAAGTCGCTCAAGAGGCAGGTTTAGATATTGAACAGATTGAAGCTTGGTTAAGTGATGAAAAAGTTAAAAATGAGCTGAAATTTTTAACAGAAGAAGCGGTGAATCGTGGTGTATTTGGTGCACCGACATGGTTTGTGAATGATGAAATGTATTGGGGAGTTGATCATTTGCACTTTGTGGAAAGTCATTTAGCACCTGTTGAGTCATAATCGTTATTTGTTTTGATTTCATAGCAGCTAAAAACAATTAAAGCGAACCAAAGTCCGCTTTAATTACTTGAAATCTATATTTTAACTTAGAAGAAGCCCATTGCTTTGGTTGAATAGCTTACAAGTAAGTTCTTGGTTTGTTGATAATGATCAAGCATCATTTTATGGTTTTCACGCCCAATACCAGACTTCTTATAACCGCCAAATGCTGCATGTGCAGGGTAGATGTGATAGCAGTTTGTCCAAACGCGACCAGCTTGAATCGCACGACCTGCACGATAAGACGTATGTGCTGAACGAGACCAAACACCCGCACCTAAACCATACATCGTGTCATTGGCGATACGAATTGCATCGTCATAATCTTTAAATGTGGTTACAGACAAAACGGGTCCAAAAATTTCTTCTTGGAAAATTTTCATGCTGTTGTCGCCTTTAAAAATAGTCGGTTCAATATAGAAACCTTGACCCACTTCTTGACGATCGCCACCACCTGTGAGGATTTTCGCGCCTTCAGCACGACCTGTTGCAATGCAACCCAAGATCTTGTCTTGTTGCTCTTGCGATGCTTGCGCACCAATCATGGTATCGGTATCTAAAGGATGACCAGTTTTAATACGTTTAACACGCTCAACTGCCATTTCTAAGAATTGATCTGCGATGCTTTCTTGAATTAATGCACGTGAAGGGCAAGTACAGACTTCACCTTGGTTCAAGGCAAACATGGCAAAACCTTCTAAAGCTTTATCAAGATAATCATCTTCTTTATCCATGACGTCTTCAAAGAAGATATTTGGTGATTTACCACCCAGTTCAAGTGTCACTGGAATGATATTCTCAGTGGCATATTGCATGATCATTTGCCCCACTGCTGTTGAACCTGTAAATGCAATTTTTGCAATACGTGGATTGGTTGCAAGTGGGCGACCAACTTCAACACCATAACCATTAACAATGTTTAAGACACCAGCAGGTAAGATATCCTGAATCAGTTCAGCTAAAACTAAGATACTTGCAGGAGTTTGTTCAGCAGGCTTGAGTACAATACAATTTCCCGCAGCTAAAGCAGGTGCAAGTTTCCATGCTGCCATTAAAATAGGGAAGTTCCATGGAATAATTTGCCCAACAACACCTAAAGGCTCATGGAAGTGATAAGCAATCGTATCTTCGTCAATTTCAGAAATACCGCCTTCTTGTGCGCGTAGGCAACCCGCAAAATAACGGAAATGGTCAATACACAGTGGAATATCTGCTGCCAGTGTTTCACGAATCGGTTTGCCATTTTCCCAAGTTTCAGCAACAGCAAGAAGTTCTAAATTTTCTTCTAAACGATCTGCAATTTTTAATAGAATATTTGAACGTGTCGTTGGTGAGCTGCTGTTCCATTGTGCTTTGGCTGCATGTGCAGCATCAAGTGCGAGTTCAATATCTTCAGCAGAAGAACGCGGGACTTTGGTAAAAGCTTGACCATCGACAGGTGAAATATTTTCAAAATATTCACCTTTTACTGGTGCAACCCATTTGCCGCCAATAAAGTTTTCATATTGAGCTTTAAAGTGAACTTTTGAACCTTCAGTATTTGGATTTGCATAGCGCATAAGAATTTCCCTTTACTTATTTTAACATTGCATGGATGACGATTTTTTTCATCCGTTCTTTTGGTTGATTTGAGATTAAGAAATATAAGGTTGGAAAAAGGTTGGCATTAAAAAAATGATATTTGGCTTATGCTTTAAATTTTGGTCGTATTTTATTTTTAATCAGGACATTTAAAAATAAGATCGGTGTTAAATTGATTTACGCTTTGGTATTAAATGTCTTGACCATGACTGAGTATTTTGCGAACAATGGAGTGAAGGTTCAACAAAAGTAAAATGGCACGTTATACGTTAATCATCACATGGATGTAAAAGGGTGTTGAATATGCAAAGTTTAATGCAAAAGCGTCAACAAATTGAAAAATTTAGACAAAGTAGTAGTTTATCTTTGTATCAAGCTGATCAATTAGGGCAAAGTATTGCAAGTTCTTGGCAGCGTTCTAAGCAGGCAGCAATTCCTGTTGATCGAGAAGCTGCGCCGTTACAAATTCAAAAACAGAAAAATGAAACAAATAAAAGCAGTTTAGATGTTGCACTTGCAGCGTGTAGTGAAGAATTGAAACATATTGCTGAACAATCGTCTATGGTGATTGCAGTGGGGGATATTGGTAGCACCATTGTATGGTCAGCAGCCAGTGGTAAGATGCGCAATGCTGCCGAAAAAGTTCATTTTGTAGAAGGTGGGCAGTGGCGTGAAGATTTGGTTGGCACCAATGCTTTGGCTTTATCGTTAAAAACACAACAGTCGAGTTGCGTATTTTCCAATGAACATTATATGAGCTCTATCCATGATTGGGTTTGTTATGCAGCGCCCGTGATCGACCCCTATTCGAAAAATGTTTTGGGTGTTATCGACCTTTCTACAACATGGAGTAATCATAATAGTTTGGGTTTGTTGGCAGCTGAACGTTGTGCCTCTATTTTGCAATCTGCACTATTAAATTATCAGCAACAACATTTATTTATCCGTGCTTTTACCATTCCTCAAGTGTTGTTTAACGGTAAAATTGTGGTCTTAACACCTCGTCAGATTGAAATCTTAACGATCTTGGCACTATGCCCACAAGGATTAAACTTAGAAGGTTTGCATCAAGCATTGTATGGCGAACGTAAAGTCAGTATGGGGACTTTAAAAGCAGAGATGTCACAGCTACGTGAAATTTTAGCGGGAATGTTGGGTTCACGTCCTTATCGTTTATTGGCGCAAGTTGAGGCAGATTTTTTACAAGTCGAGCGTGCTTTAGATGCAGGCTATACTGAGTCAGCATTAAAGTTATGTCGAGGCGTTTTTTTAGCAAAAACCGAAAGTCCTTTTTTATGTGCGTGGCGTGATTGTTTAGAGTCACGTTTGAGTGAAGCCATTTTTAAAGCCAACGAGGCTGATGTTTTATTAAAACATTTGGCACATTTTCCTGAAGCGATTGATGCAGTAGAACGTTTAATTGAACTTACACCATTGGGGCATCCAGCACATCAGATGTTATTAAAATATAGAGAAGAACATTAACCATGATTATTTTTAGATCATTTAAATTTAAGATCTTTTAAAAATAATGCAAAATGAAGAAGCTGTTTTACACAGCTTCTTTCAGCATTGATTTAGTCACACTCAAGCTTGAATCTCATCCTATTTTTTGTTTCAGCCATTGAAATAAGCTTTCATAGACTTGAATGCGTACCGGTGATGCTGACAGCACTAAATCATGTAATCCATTCTTAATTGTAATGACAGTGACATCACCTTGTAATTTATTTGCGTATTTTTCAATGTCTTTTACGTCTAAAATAATGTCACTGGTTTTAGCAGCTCGATTCATACGTTTAGGATTTTTGGTTTGGTGCGAATGCATCACAAGTGTTGGAATATCGATTTTTGCACCTGCATGAATTTCTTTTTGTGCTTCAAAAATGGCATGTACAAAACTTAAATACACTTTTGGATATTTTGTCGGTTTCCATGTCAGGTTGAAGTCCCATTCTCCAGACAAGTCTTTGTGTAAACTCGGGACATAATTTTTATTTAATTCACTTGGGAATTTCAAATTTGGGAATTTTTGTCCTAGCTTACTTAAACGAGGCAGTGCTAATTTTTTCTTTAAAATATTCATATTAAAGTCATAAAATGGACTGTTACACCATAAAGCTTTAATCGTTGGATGGTCTAAGTGGTGTGCAGCAAAAAGCGTGGCAATCAGCCCACCTGTGGAATGTCCTGCCAAGACTACACTTTCATGCTGTTCCGATGCAATAATATCGAGGGCTTGATGGATTTCGGCATCGTATTCATTTAAGTTTTTTACATAATAATATTTCTGATGCGGACGATATGAGCGCCCATATTTTCTAAGATCAAGCGCATAAAAATCATAGCCATGTTGATTAAACTGCTCAGCCATTTCCTTTTGAAAAAAATAGTCAATAAAACCATGAATATATAAAACAGCTTTGTTGGTCTGTTGAGCAGCTTTCTTACGAATCAGCGTTGCAACCACTTTGCCTTGATCATCATCAGGAAAATCTAAAGTGACTTGTTCAAAGCCTGTACCGAGAATGTCAGGCATATAATTTAAAGTTTGTGAGTTCAACATTTTTACTGACATCCAATTTGTGAGCTATGAATGATCATAAAACGTTTTGGTTGAATGGTGAAGTTTTTACAAGTTGAATATGATTCATTTTTGAGTTTACTGTTTTTATTGAATATTCATCGCAATAAAAAAAAGGGAATATCTATCAAGATATTCCCAAGGCTAGCCAAAATAAAGCAAAAAGGGAGAGTGTTACATTGCCGCTTCAAAAATACCAATAACCTGTGCATCTGTTGCTTTACGTGGGTTGGTCAACATACATGCGTCTTTTTGTGCATTTGCTGTCATCACGGCATGATCTTCGGCTTTGACCCCAAGTTCTGCTAAACCAGATGGAATACCAATTGATGCTGATAATTCACGAATTGCCGTAATTGCAGCATTCGCGGCTTCAGTTTGTGTTAAACCATGCGTATTGATACCCATTAGTTGTGCAATTTTTGCGTAGCGATCTGGGCAAGCAATTAAGTTAAATTCACAGACATGAGGCAGTAAGATTGCATTACAAACGCCATGTGGAAGGTTGTAGAAACCGCCCAATTGATGCGCCATGGCATGCACATAGCCAAGAGAGGCGTTATTAAAGGCCATGCCTGCGAGATATTGTGCATACGCCATAGCATCACGTGCTTCAATATTTTCACCGTTTGCAACCGCAGGACGTAACCATTCACTGATCATGGTAATGGCTTTTTCAGCACATGCGTCTGTAATTGGATTTGCTGCTGTAGATACATAGGCTTCAACGGCGTGTGTTAATGCATCCATCCCTGTTGCAGCAGTCAAAGCCGCAGGTTTTGCAATCATCAGTTTAGGATCATCAATAGCAACGAGTGGTGTACAACGCCAGTCGACAATTGCCATTTTAACATGGGTATCTGTATTGGTAATAATACAGAAACGGGTCATTTCAGATGCTGTACCTGCGGTTGTATTAATGGCCACTAACGGCGTCATAGGTACTTTACTTTGGTCAATCCCTTCATAATCACGGATATGTCCACCACCTGCTGTGACTAAGCCAATCCCTTTCGCGCAGTCATGCGATGAGCCGCCACCTAAAGAAACAATAAAGTCACAGCCGTTTTCATTATATTCATTCACACCATTGTGAACGTTAACATCTGTTGGATTGGGTTCTGCGCCTGGGAAAACATGGCTGTCTACGCCAGCATCTTTTAAGTAATTAACAATAATGTCGGCAACGCCAAATTTAAATAAACCGGCATCGGTCACGATAAGTGCTTTTTTAGCACCTAAATTTTGTGCTTTTATACCGACTTCTTTGGCACAGCCGGGTCCAAATAATGAAACACAAGGAATATAAAAGCCGTTTGTTTGATCTGCAATATTTTTAAAAGCCATGGTGCGATTCCTTCTACCATTTTGTTATTAATCATCCAACAGGTGATGATCACCTTAAGAATGAGTATTGTCTAAGCACAGGTTTTTTTATACCTACGAAACACCTACCAAATAAAAATAAATAGAATTAATGATTTAGTTTTAATTTACGAAGTGTTTAGATGAAATAATGAAAAGTTTTTCATAAAAAATAAAATTGAAAATAGAACAAATCTTTAAAATAGAAGGCTTATAATGGGTTTGTATAGGGGAATACTTGAGTTGAGAAACAGATCCATATGTTGCCATTTGATGATCAACAGCATATACCTCCACATCAGTGGACAGCACAACAATTATTAAAAATTGCTCCAGCATTGTTCTCTATTTTTCAAGAACAATGGCGTTATTTACAACATATTCATGCACAGAATATGCTGCAAATTGATGAGAAAAATAAGCGGATCTCTATAGCAAATGGTTTGTTGATAATTGATTTTAATCAAGAAAGTGAAATGTTGCAGTTACATGTACAAGATGCACTTGCTGTAGAAAAAATTTCAAAATTTATTTTACAAGACATGATATTTTTTACAGGCAATCGTTTAGCACAGCATCCGACAACAGTAAAAACCAATGTGCAAGTGTTGCGTCAAATCTTGATGGAGCAAGCTTTTCAATGGGTCGATGCTGAAAATCGTATAGAACAATTTATTTACAATATTTCAGTACCAGATGCAGTATTGATTGATCAGTTATTGATACAGCAACATTATTATGATCAGCCACATTTAACTGCATTTGCAGAACATGGGGTACAAGTCCCTTTAGAGGTTGAGTTAAATATCAAACATTTATGTTTGGTAAACTCCATAAAAGGTGAACAATTTATTGCTGTAAATGAGCTCATTTCAAGCTATGAGGAGTTATGCTTTTCTGCACAACAATTTTTACCTCAAGACATTTATTGTTTAGTGCAATGTTTTTATCCTGAACAATTTAGTTTGATGAATCTGATTGATCATCAACAAGATTTTCAGTTATTACGACAACATGCCATTGAAAAACCGCATGTGCTTGCTTATGCAAAATTGATGCATCGAGGCTATTGGCAATATCAGGATTTACTGGATAAAAAACACTTTTTAGATGCAAAAAGTCTGTATTGGGATGATTCACAACTCGCACGGTTACCTGTGTTTTATCAAAGCAAAGCAGTCAATTGGATTTTCAAACAAAAGCTTGAGTTGAATTTATGGCTCAGCCAAGTGATTCAAAGCCCAAATGTACGTGTTGCAGTTACGGCATTGAGCTTTTTAGATTGTAGTCATATACATCCACAAGTCATTTTACTGACCTTAAAATATTTTGAAAATATTGCAGGACGTTTATTTTTGTCCGACTGCCGTCATTTATCGCTTGAGCAACAGTGGTTCTTAAATCCTGAAAATCAAAAATATCGTTTAAATGAAAGTCGGGAACATTTAGATCAAAAAAATGCTATTAGTGCTTCGATGTTATATATCGAAGAGTGGCTAGAATTAGTGCATATTCTTTCAAAAAATAATCCCAAATTATTGAAAAAATGTTATGTAAAACTCAGCCGAGTGATGCAAGCCTATATGTTGTTTTTACAACATATTATTTCGACTTTACCGACAGAATTATGGGATTTTATTGATCCTAAAACGCATCAACAACATGATTTTTTTAAGGCTTTAAAACAGTCTAAAACAGAAGTCATCGCGTTCCGACAATATTTTAAATATCATTTTACACAGCAGCAGCGTTCGATCAGTGTGTTTGATTCTTATGTAGCAGACTATTTACTGGATCATTTTGCACAGCAGCGTTTTGTAAATAAGAATTTGACTTGGCAAGGTTTATTTCAGCAAGCATATGAATGGCATCAGCAATTTGAATTTGATAGCACTTTAAATTATCTAAAAAGTAGAATTGAAACTGAAAGTTGGCAAGCGATTTCACCTGAGCCGATCATTTATTTTGAAGGTTGGTGCTTTGAAGAATTACATGAATTAGAGCGCGTCATTCAAGAGTCTGTCGACTATAAACATTGTTTAGCACATTCATATACTGAGCGTATGTTGGCACAAGAATATGTCGCTTTTCACATTTATCCAGAGCAATATCCTGCACAATGTTTGACGTTGGGCTGTGTGTACAAAGATGATCAATTGTATTTTGATCAGTTAAAATACCCAAGCAATCGTGCAGCAGATGAAAGTTGTCTGAATAAAGTCTATGCTTTTATTGCTGAATTTAATTTGATGCTACGTAAACGGCGGGTTGATGAGCGGATTTTGGCATAAAAACTTAACTTTTTTGTCAAAAATCGTTAGGCTATAGCGGTCTGATAAGGTCTAGGTTGTTATGAAACAAGAAACTGCGCTGAAACTCATGAAAACAGGTGAAAATGTCTTTTTGACAGGTTCCGCAGGTGCAGGAAAAACGTATACCTTAAATCAATATATAAACTACCTAAAAGTGCGTAAAGTACCTGTGGCGATTACAGCATCTACAGGGATTGCTGCAACGCATATGAATGGGATGACCATTCATACATGGGCAGGCATCGGTATTAAAGATGTACTTTCAGATGAAGATCTGAAACGTATGAAAGAACGTAAATATTTAAAAGAGCATTTGGAAAATGCCCAAGTCTTGATTATTGATGAAATTTCAATGTTACATGCCAAACAACTGAATTTGGTTAATCAAGTCTTAAAATACTTCAAAGAATCAGATGAAGCTTTTGGTGGTATTCAAGTCATCGCAGCGGGGGATTTTTTCCAGTTACCCCCCGTAGGAAAAAATGATGAAAAAAATCGTGATAAGTTTTGTTTTATGTCAAATGCTTGGGTGGAAGCAAAATTTCGTGTTTGCTATTTGACTGAGCAACATCGTCAAGATGATTCGGCATTAAATGATGTTCTTAATGCCATTCGCGCGCAAAACATTCAACCACAACACTTGCAAGCTTTACACAACACACGCAATCAAAATATTGGTGACACTTATACACGTCTATATACCCACAATATGGATGTGGATAATATTAATTATAAACATTTAAATGAAATTTCAGGCAAAGAACACCAATTTGTTGCGGTGGCGGATGGTAATGAAAAACTGATCGAAACACTGAAGTCTTCAGTTCGTGCACCTGATGAATTAACCCTGAAAAAACATGCCAAAGTCATGTTTGTGAAAAACAACTTTGACATGGGTTATATCAATGGCAGCTTAGGGGAAGTGGTCGGTTTTGAAGAAGATGATGAACTGGGATTGTTGCCTAAGGTAAAACTTACAGATGGTACAACGCTATTGGTCGAACCTGAAACTTGGTCTGTAGACAACGATGCAGGCAAAACCATTGCGAGTTTACAACAAGTTCCACTGCGTTTGGCATGGGCAATTACCATTCATAAATCGCAAGGCATGACCTTAGAAGCTGCTGAAATTAACTTGTCTCATACGTTTGAAAAAGGGCAAGGTTATGTCGCATTATCACGTTTGAAATCCATCGAAGGTCTGCGTTTACTGGGTTTTAATGAACAAGCCTTAGAATTAGACAGTTTAGCCATTAAAGCGGATCGCCGTTTCCAAGAGCTTTCAACTGAGGCAGAACAGCACTTTGCTGAGGAAGATTTAACTATTCAACACAATGCATTTATTCGACATTGTGGGGGGACATTGAATGCATCTGAAATTCAACGCAATGAGAAAAAGTTAGCGAAAAATGCCGGTAAAACCAATTACGCGACAGCAACATTGGACGAAACTCGTGAGTTATTTGAAAATGGTTATGAAATTCAGGATATTGCCAATGAGCGTGGTTTGACGCCTGCAACCATTATTAACCATTTAGCAAAATTACACCGCGAACAAGGCTTGGATATTTCAGTGGCAAGCCCCGATGAAAATGTGCTTGAGCAAGTCCGTAAAATCTATAAAAAATTGCAAAAACGTCAAGATCCAAGCCATTTTAGTGAAGAAGGTGCAATCAAATTGCGTCCAATTGTTGAATTGACGAATCCAAAAATGGGCTACGATCAAGTACGTTTAGCATTGTTATTTATTGAATAATGTACGATGCAATATTGAACAAAATATTGTGTTTTAGATTTAAGTTATTTGCGTTAATTTGGCAAAATGTCAAAAAAGGAAGTGTATCGTGCCACAAATGGTCGTTGAATATTCAGACAATATTAAAGCGCTGAATCAGCAAGATTTGATGTTAAATTTAAACCATGCTTTGTTTGATACAGGTTTAATTGATCATCCTTTTAATATCAAGACACGTATTCGTGCCAATCAAGATTTTTTAATTGGTTTTGGTGACAATCATCAAGCGTATATTCATGTGCGTTTAGGCATTCTGACAGGGCGTACCTTAGAACAACGTCAACGGATGTCTGCACAATTATTGGCATGTTTAAAAGATTTTGACCAATATCAAGCATCAGGCTTAGAAATTCAATTATGTGTGGAAATCGCTGAAATGCCAAAAGAAGTGTATGGAAAAATCAGTGTGTTAAAATAGAAGTAATATCATGTTAAAGAGATTTAAGTTTTAAATCTCTTTCGATATCATAGTGCGATGAACTACAAAAATGATCTAAAGAATAAATATAGCACGCATCATATCGGAATGACTTAGATTGTTGTTTTAATTGAAATAATGATAGAAAAATAGGTATTGAGACATAGCCATCGGATTTAAAATGAACATATAAAAAAGGAATATGATTGCTCACATTCCTTTTATCTGTTGCTGTTGTGGCGATATTAGAAATTATATTCCATTCCCACACCAACTACAGTTTTCTTGTCTTCGGCTTTCCAGTCGTGTTTTTGCTGTGCTAAAACACCATAAAAACGAGTTTGTTTGTTGAAGTTATAGTCTACGCCAACACCATATTGATCAATGGTGCGGTCAGTCATGCCATCTGCTGTGGTTTCAGCAGATTGATACTGTGCTTTCAATGTGACAGGTGTTTCAGGAATTGTATAACCAGCAGTAATTGCCCACGCTTTTTCTTCAGCAGATGCAGCTTCAGGTTTAAGTTTAGCAGCAGTCAATGCAGCAGCAGAAGGTGAATCAGAGAGTTCAGCGTGTTGCCATAAAGCGCCAAACACTAGACCTTTTGCACCTAAAGCACCGAGGTCTAATGATCCTGTTACACGGTAAGCATCAGATTCAACATCTTTTAAACTAAGTGCAGCATAATCACCTGGTACAGCAAAGTTACCTGCAATTGCAGCAGCTAAACCGATCTCTTTATTTTCGTAAGAAATCGAAGTAGAAATGCCACTGAAACTATCATTTTCTTTTGTTGTGTATTCAGTAGAATTGTGTTCGCCAACTTGTGCCATTAGATTGAACTGTAAGCCTGGAACGATTAAGTTTTTATCCGTTTCAAAGCCTACTACATTTTTAAGACGCTCTTCACCATGCATGGTTTTGGTAATGTCTAAGTTTGTGTCATCATTAAAGATATCTTGGTACTTGCCCGCAGCAGTTTTGAAATAAGAATCGTAGTTACCTGCTTTTACTGTACCGATGTCTTTAAATTTAAGACCTAAAAAACGGTTACGTGCGCTCCAATCTGTATCCGAACCTGAACCATCTGTAGAGACAGCCCATTCTGCTTGGTATACTGCTGCAATACGATCTGTTAATGCTTCTTCGCCTTTAACCCCGATACGTGAAGCATTTGAATTTAATTGGGTTTCATCATTATCAGCAAAATCATAATTTTGAACTTGGTTTAACGAAACATTGAGCTTACCGTACAATGTTGGCGCTGCTTGCGCTGCGCTTAAGCCGAATGATGCAACTGCGGCAGCGAGTAGCACTTTTTTCATTGAGATTTCTCCAAATCAGTTCTGTCGGGCATGGCCCTGTCACTTTTTATATTGAGTAAGTAAGAAACAAATCTTTACGATACTTACTAACTTGGGTGCAGTATCTGCAAACTTTGTTACAAATGGGTGAAGAGGAGATGACATTTTGATGACGATGCTAAGAACAGAATGAAAAAGAGCTGAATGAATGGAAGTTATTTGGGTCACAATAAAAAAATGAGGCTTTAAAAGCCTCATTGAGATGTTGCGATTTAGTCTTTATTTTTAAATTTTTTAAAGCGCAGCTTTGATTTTTTCTGCAAAGG
The DNA window shown above is from Acinetobacter piscicola and carries:
- a CDS encoding SDR family oxidoreductase, whose protein sequence is MSSWKTQGKKVALVIGAGDATGGEIAKRFALGGYIACMTRRNADKLKPLIEEIEAQGGIAYGFGSDARKEEEVIQLIEKIETEIGAIDVMVFNIGANVPCSILEETARKYFKIWEMACFAAFLVGREVAKRMVTRQQGTIIFTGATAGMRGSAYFAAFAGAKHALRALAQSMARELGPQNIHVAHVVVDGAIDTDFIKNNFPEMYAKKDQDGILNPKHIAENYWYIAQQPRDAWTHELDLRPWIEQW
- a CDS encoding 2-hydroxychromene-2-carboxylate isomerase; this encodes MKMIEFYFDVGSPYSYVGFHQIQKIAEQYQAKIIWKPILLGAVFKATGNNSPMAVPAKARYSLLDLKRWAKLWNIPVKMNPNFPINTLNAMRLITATQLFAPERFLTVLEAVFKAMFGEPRNLNELSELFQVAQEAGLDIEQIEAWLSDEKVKNELKFLTEEAVNRGVFGAPTWFVNDEMYWGVDHLHFVESHLAPVES
- a CDS encoding aldehyde dehydrogenase family protein, producing MRYANPNTEGSKVHFKAQYENFIGGKWVAPVKGEYFENISPVDGQAFTKVPRSSAEDIELALDAAHAAKAQWNSSSPTTRSNILLKIADRLEENLELLAVAETWENGKPIRETLAADIPLCIDHFRYFAGCLRAQEGGISEIDEDTIAYHFHEPLGVVGQIIPWNFPILMAAWKLAPALAAGNCIVLKPAEQTPASILVLAELIQDILPAGVLNIVNGYGVEVGRPLATNPRIAKIAFTGSTAVGQMIMQYATENIIPVTLELGGKSPNIFFEDVMDKEDDYLDKALEGFAMFALNQGEVCTCPSRALIQESIADQFLEMAVERVKRIKTGHPLDTDTMIGAQASQEQQDKILGCIATGRAEGAKILTGGGDRQEVGQGFYIEPTIFKGDNSMKIFQEEIFGPVLSVTTFKDYDDAIRIANDTMYGLGAGVWSRSAHTSYRAGRAIQAGRVWTNCYHIYPAHAAFGGYKKSGIGRENHKMMLDHYQQTKNLLVSYSTKAMGFF
- a CDS encoding transcriptional regulator; translation: MQSLMQKRQQIEKFRQSSSLSLYQADQLGQSIASSWQRSKQAAIPVDREAAPLQIQKQKNETNKSSLDVALAACSEELKHIAEQSSMVIAVGDIGSTIVWSAASGKMRNAAEKVHFVEGGQWREDLVGTNALALSLKTQQSSCVFSNEHYMSSIHDWVCYAAPVIDPYSKNVLGVIDLSTTWSNHNSLGLLAAERCASILQSALLNYQQQHLFIRAFTIPQVLFNGKIVVLTPRQIEILTILALCPQGLNLEGLHQALYGERKVSMGTLKAEMSQLREILAGMLGSRPYRLLAQVEADFLQVERALDAGYTESALKLCRGVFLAKTESPFLCAWRDCLESRLSEAIFKANEADVLLKHLAHFPEAIDAVERLIELTPLGHPAHQMLLKYREEH
- a CDS encoding alpha/beta hydrolase produces the protein MLNSQTLNYMPDILGTGFEQVTLDFPDDDQGKVVATLIRKKAAQQTNKAVLYIHGFIDYFFQKEMAEQFNQHGYDFYALDLRKYGRSYRPHQKYYYVKNLNEYDAEIHQALDIIASEQHESVVLAGHSTGGLIATLFAAHHLDHPTIKALWCNSPFYDFNMNILKKKLALPRLSKLGQKFPNLKFPSELNKNYVPSLHKDLSGEWDFNLTWKPTKYPKVYLSFVHAIFEAQKEIHAGAKIDIPTLVMHSHQTKNPKRMNRAAKTSDIILDVKDIEKYANKLQGDVTVITIKNGLHDLVLSASPVRIQVYESLFQWLKQKIG
- the mdh gene encoding iron-dependent methanol dehydrogenase, with protein sequence MAFKNIADQTNGFYIPCVSLFGPGCAKEVGIKAQNLGAKKALIVTDAGLFKFGVADIIVNYLKDAGVDSHVFPGAEPNPTDVNVHNGVNEYNENGCDFIVSLGGGSSHDCAKGIGLVTAGGGHIRDYEGIDQSKVPMTPLVAINTTAGTASEMTRFCIITNTDTHVKMAIVDWRCTPLVAIDDPKLMIAKPAALTAATGMDALTHAVEAYVSTAANPITDACAEKAITMISEWLRPAVANGENIEARDAMAYAQYLAGMAFNNASLGYVHAMAHQLGGFYNLPHGVCNAILLPHVCEFNLIACPDRYAKIAQLMGINTHGLTQTEAANAAITAIRELSASIGIPSGLAELGVKAEDHAVMTANAQKDACMLTNPRKATDAQVIGIFEAAM